A single genomic interval of Bemisia tabaci unplaced genomic scaffold, PGI_BMITA_v3 harbors:
- the LOC109037901 gene encoding uncharacterized protein has product MGDQLILYPMYSNIKAFNPSDSTFEAWYQLFEEFCMAYGVPEEPAPAAPAAGGTRNQSATESISEFISAIQDLAAPCDFGEHYSEAILDRFVAGIRNKETQQKLISMQALTFESAKTKALQLEAIQKESRALAQAVATSDSSIHHTNSNNKKRNSQQSRSNNSTQQRSNVPDNQHKSTNSTSSSNNGSKRYGACHRCGKPHNVNTCPAINYTCDICGIKSHVKEVCRQASRQQQSKKSSPDRSVDNRKRTNAHQASVNKTVDDEVDELLYVPVNYIHEKVNSEICGRPSLYSFDSQLTCDPYNSKSHMISVRSEVNSNSHVIHNSKVHMISARSKVNSTSLVVHSSNISSAPLTMKVLINKVPIEMEIDSGAGASIMHNSIFRKSFANVVLTPSSTVISSITGTVQVEGQANMLVESSGNNFNLPLVVHASEQKAIPLMGRLWLDSIFPNWRKAFDLTMFSTPEMVANIHEVNSPSVDELKSLFPRTFNTIADTVIEGHSARLLLKDSAIPVFDKAYTLPFGLIEPVNTVLNEWEKSGKVVRIRQAEWASPVVAVEKKDSGGVRVCTDFKRTLNPQLRVDQYPLPRPDDLFANLAGGVIFTSLYLKDAYTQLKLHPDSQDLCVLNTHRGLNKPSRLMYGVASGAPIFQCVMDQTLFGIPGTQCFIDNILIQGKNLAECVHPTLLVLGRLDKHNVRLSLPKCHWFVTQIEHLGFIISKEGRSPAPSLTSAVVNYRVPTNGKEVRSFLGMIGFYSDFLPQFSTVARPLRDLCCKNTVFEWSSECEAAFQKCKELLVSNSLLIHYDPALPLVVYSDASPVGVGATLSHTVKMENGKPIDRPVAYASSTLTQAQRNYAQHDREGLSVVYAVTKFHRFIWGRPFKLYTDNSAIQRIFNPDKGLPTRTGQRLQHCAVLLQAYNFEIVHRKSEFMATADALSRLPAPNQIEEVFHVELSPNLPIDSSIIALATQDDVVLSKVF; this is encoded by the exons ATGGGAGACCAGCTTATTCTCTACCCTATGTATTCAAACATCAAAGCGTTCAACCCAAGTGACTCTACATTCGAAGCGTGGTACCAGCTATTCGAGGAATTTTGTATGGCCTATGGTGTGCCAGAGGAGCCAGCACCAGCAGCACCGGCAGCGGGAGGTACA AGAAACCAGAGTGCGACAGAATCAATCTCTGAATTTATTAGTGCTATTCAAGATTTAGCTGCTCCCTGCGATTTTGGTGAGCACTACTCTGAAGCAATCCTTGATAGATTTGTTGCTGGGATTCGCAACAAAGAAACGCAACAAAAGCTTATTTCTATGCAGGCCTTAACGTTTGAATCTGCAAAGACTAAAGCACTTCAATTAGAGGCGATTCAAAAAGAGTCTCGAGCTCTAGCCCAAGCTGTGGCTACGAGTGATTCCAGCATTCATCATACGAACAGTAATAACAAGAAGAGGAATTCACAGCAATCGCGTTCCAACAATTCCACTCAACAACGGTCAAACGTTCCTGATAATCAACACAAATCAACCAACAGCACATCATCGTCCAACAATGGTTCTAAACGGTATGGTGCGTGTCATCGGTGTGGGAAACCACATAATGTCAACACTTGTCCTGCTATCAATTACACTTGTGACATTTGCGGTATCAAAAGTCACGTCAAGGAGGTTTGCAGGCAAGCGTCTCGTCAACAACAATCCAAGAAAAGTTCTCCGGATCGAAGTGTGGACAACCGAAAACGGACCAACGCCCATCAAGCAAGTGTCAACAAAACGGTGGATGATGAAGTAGATGAACTCTTGTACGTTCCAGTTAATTACATTCACGAGAAGGTTAATTCCGAAATTTGTGGGAGACCTAGTCTCTATTCGTTCGATTCTCAATTAACATGTGATCCTTATAATTCCAAAAGTCATATGATCTCGGTAAGATCAGAAGTTAATTCTAATTCTCATGTAATTCACAATTCAAAAGTGCATATGATCTCGGCAAGATCAAAGGTTAACTCAACTTCTCTTGTTGTTCATTCTTCTAATATTAGTTCGGCACCGCTCACAATGAAAGTGTTGATTAACAAAGTTCCAATCGAAATGGAAATTGATTCAGGTGCGGGAGCAAGCATTATGCACAATTCAATTTTCCGCAAATCTTTCGCGAATGTCGTGTTAACTCCCTCTTCAACAGTGATATCGTCAATCACCGGCACAGTACAAGTGGAAGGCCAAGCTAACATGTTGGTCGAATCTTCAGGTAACAATTTCAACTTACCTTTAGTTGTTCATGCAAGTGAACAAAAAGCAATTCCACTCATGGGTCGTTTGTGGTTagattcaatttttccgaattGGAGAAAAGCGTTTGATCTCACTATGTTTTCTACGCCAGAGATGGTAGCTAACATTCATGAAGTGAATTCTCCGTCCGTTGACGAACTGAAATCCTTATTTCCTCGGACATTCAATACTATTGCGGATACAGTTATAGAAGGTCATTCAGCAAGACTACTTCTGAAAGATAGTGCGATTCCAGTTTTCGATAAGGCTTATACATTGCCGTTCGGTTTAATTGAGCCAGTAAATACGGTACTCAATGAATGggaaaaatctggcaaagtAGTGCGAATTCGACAAGCCGAATGGGCTTCTCCGGTCGTGGCAGTCGAAAAGAAGGACAGCGGCGGTGTGCGAGTGTGTACCGACTTTAAGAGGACCCTGAATCCTCAGTTACGGGTTGATCAATATCCTTTACCGCGTCCCGATGATTTGTTCGCTAACTTGGCTGGTGGAGTTATATTCACTAGTCTTTATTTAAAAGATGCTTACACGCAATTGAAGCTGCATCCGGACTCTCAAGATTTGTGCGTGTTAAATACTCATCGTGGGTTAAACAAGCCAAGTAGGCTCATGTATGGAGTAGCTAGCGGCGCTCCAATATTCCAGTGCGTTATGGATCAAACTTTATTCGGCATTCCGGGCACTCAGTGTTTCATCGATAATATCCTAATTCAAGGAAAAAACTTAGCGGAGTGCGTGCATCCAACCCTTTTAGTTCTTGGACGTTTAGACAAACACAACGTGCGACTAAGTTTGCCAAAATGCCATTGGTTTGTCACGCAAATCGAACATCTCGGTTTCATCATTTCTAAGGAGGGGCGATCCCCTGCTCCTTCTCTAACTTCAGCAGTCGTTAACTACAGAGTCCCAACAAATGGTAAAGAAGTGCGATCCTTTCTCGGTATGATCGGTTTCTATTCAGATTTCTTACCGCAATTCAGCACAGTGGCGCGTCCGTTAAGAGATCTATGCTGCAAAAATACGGTTTTTGAGTGGTCATCAGAATGTGAAGCGGCTTTTCAGAAATGCAAAGAACTGCTAGTttcaaattctctattgatTCATTATGATCCAGCTTTACCGTTAGTGGTGTATTCTGATGCAAGTCCGGTTGGTGTGGGCGCAACTTTGAGCCACACAGTGAAGATGGAAAACGGCAAGCCAATTGATCGGCCAGTGGCTTATGCTTCTTCTACGCTTACTCAAGCACAGCGAAATTACGCTCAGCATGATCGAGAAGGTCTTTCAGTGGTGTACGCAGTCACCAAGTTTCATCGGTTCATCTGGGGACGTCCGTTTAAACTCTACACAGACAATTCAGCTATACAGCGCATCTTTAACCCTGATAAAGGACTACCTACACGCACGGGACAAAGATTACAGCACTGTGCTGTACTACTTCAGGCGTACAACTTCGAAATCGTTCATCGTAAAAGTGAATTCATGGCAACGGCTGATGCTCTCTCTCGACTTCCGGCTCCAAACCAAATTGAAGAAGTATTTCATGTAGAACTTTCTCCTAATTTACCTATTGATTCCTCAATTATTGCGTTAGCAACGCAAGATGATGTTGTATTGTCTAAAGtattctag